The DNA window TTATATTCGGGTGATCGAACGAGCGGCGGAGATTGGCGTCGATATCGTCTTTTCGGGCGACGATGTAGCCGACAACCGCGGGCCGATGTTCAAGCCCGAGTTGTGGGAAAATCTGTTTTTGCCACACTATCGGCGCCTTGTGAATGCCATCCATGACGTCGGGCTGCGTCACTGGAAACACAGTGACGGCAATATGTATCCCCTGCTCGATAGCATTGTTGCCGCCGGTTCCGATGGCATCGACCCCATCGACCCTTCCGGCGGCATGGAACTGAAGGTGGTCAAGGCCAAGTACGGCGACAAGGTGGCCATCAAGGGCAATGTGGACCAGCTTGAATTGCTGATGTATGGCCCTCCCGCCGCAGTGGTGGAAGCGGTCAAAGCCTGTATTCGGGATGCAGGTGCGGGCGGCGGCTACGTTTGCTCATCCAGCAACTCCATTCACTCCGGCGTCGATCCTGAACTCTACCGGATCATGATCGATACCATCCATCACTATGGCTGCTATCCATTGGATGTGGACATGCTGGCGCCTGTACATTCCTCCTAAACCTGGACAAGCCAGAGAAACGCTGATTGCGCAGACCTCCGGCGCAGATTTCCGCCGATCTTCTCTGATGTCTGATCAGCGTTTTTCTGCGTTAATCAGCGGTAATGTTTTCTTCTTTTCACCGCTGACCTGTCCTGAGCAACGTCCCGAGCTTGTCGAGGGGCGTAGTCGAAGGATCACCGCAGACCTCCAGCGCGGATTTCCGCCGATCTTTTCTTGGATTTATCTGCGGTTCATCCTTGTCAGGTTCGTGGCTGATTGTCTTGCCCAGTGTGCAAGAATCTGACTCGTAAGGTAATAACTTCTTCTGTCCGACAGTTTTACTGGTAAACCAGCACGAAGATGCCCACTGCCCACTCGGCAATGGGCATCTTGCCTGAAAAACCCACAAACCCCTTGACAAAGTTTCACAATTCAACTATACTATTTCACAAGTTATCATAATAAATCCTCAGATTGTCACAATATATAGCTTCAAGGATGGAGCATGTGGCCAGGCCGATGGAGGTTCAAAAGCGATGGCAGGTGATCCTGTCATTGCTGAAGGAAAAGGGGGAAGTAGGGGTCGATGACCTGGCCGCGCGCCTCGATGTCTCCTCCAACACCATTCGCAACGACCTCAACGCCATGGCGGCAAAGTCATTGCTGATCAAGGTGCGGGGCGGGGCGGTGGCGGCAGCGAGCAATGGTCAGCCAGAGCGAGTGTTTGCCGCCAAGACCAAAATAAAACGGCGGGAGAAAGAACTGATCGGCCGGTACGCCGCCAGTTTAGTCGAAAATGGCGATGCTATCGTGCTGGACGCATCCAGCACGGTCTATCATCTTGCCATATTGCTGCAGGATCGTCGCGACCTGACTGTGGTTACCAATGGCCTGGAAACCGCCATGCTACTGGCACAGAACTCGTCCAACAAGGTCATCCTGGCCTCGGATGTGGTGAGTTCGGATGGATACTCGTTGATCGGCGATCTGAACCCCAATTTGATGCAGAACTTCACAGCAGCCAAATGCTTTTTCTCCTGCACTGCCTTCTCCAGCGACCAGGGGATGATGGAGATGGATGTGGACGAGGGAGAACTCAAGGCGCAGATGCTGGCGCTGGGTGAAAAGACCATTGCATTGGTGGACCACAGCAAACTCGACACGATGGGCGCCTATCGCTTTGCCGGCCTGAAGGATATCGATACATTCATCACGGATGATGCCATCGAGCCGCATCAACTGCAGGCCCTTCAACGGATTGCTACCTTTCGGATTGCCACGGTAAGCGACAACTCGGCCGAGGTATTCGAACCGACGCAAACGTTGGTACGCAAACGCACCTATCGGATTGGTTTCGCCAATCTGACGGAAGAGATGATATTTGCCCAGCAAGTGCATCGCAGCCTGGAGCGGGCCGCCGAGAAGTTTGAAAATGTCGAATTGCTGATCCGTGACAATCGTCTCGACCGCCAAACAGCCTTGGACAATGCCGATTGGTTTGTGGCCAACCAGGTCGATCTCATGATCGAATACCAGATCGACGCCCACGCCGGCAACATCATCATGGATAGGTTCAACCGGGCCGGCATCCCTGTTATTGCTGTTGATATTCCGTTGCCCGGAGCGACATTTTATGGCGCCGACAACTTCCGGGCGGGTTATCTGGCAGGCGAGGTGTTGGGTGCCTGGGTTCACACCCATTGGGACGGGCGATTGGATCTGTTGCTGAAGCTGGAAATGCCGGAGGTCGGGCCAGTGACCAGCGCCCGTTTGCTTGGTCAGCAGGTCGGGCTGGAATCGATATTGGGCTTCCTGGGCGACGATCGGATCATTTCCCTGGACTGTCCTGGCGTGCTTGACGCGGCCGTGGAGAGAGTGAAAAAAATCATACCTACGCTTGCGGAGGATGCTCGTATCGGCATCATCGGCATCAATGACGAAGCAGTCCTGGGCGCGCTGACCGCCTTCGAGCAGGCCAGTCGTCTCTCCCAGGTTGTCGCAGTCGGCCAAAACGCCGACCGCCTGGGTTGCACAGCGCTGCGCCGGCCAGACTATCCCTTCATTGGCACGACACGTTTCGGGCCCGAAAATTATGGTGAGGGATTGTTGCACCTCGCCCTGAAAATCCTCAACGGTGAGGCCGTGCCGCCGGCCGTTTTTAATCAACATGTGGTCATCACTCGCGAAAACGTCGACGAATACTACCCATCCAAGCGAACAGTCCCAGCGCCAGCAGTGGCAGGATTGACCGCCCACTCTTGAAAACTTCATTTCCGTTCTCCCTCTCTCTCAACCACTTCCTTAAAGGAGGAAACTGACATGTCCAAAAAGCTATTGCTCATTACATGGCTCCTGTTGGCGGCAGTGTTATTGGCTGCCTGCGGCGGTGCAACAACGCCTGCGGAAGCACCCGCTGCACAGGAACCTGCGGCTGAAAAGCCTGCAGCTGAGGAACCAACGGTGAAAACCGCTGAAGACATCAAGATCGGTATGAGCGTGCTGAATCTGGCCAATCCCTTCTTCGTGGCCCTGGCTGCGGGCGCTCAGGATGAAGCGGACAAACTTGGCGTCGAACTTGTCGTCAACGATCCCAAAGATGACGTCAATACCCAGGTCACACAGCTTGAGAACTTTATCAACGCCGGCTTCGACGGCTTCGTCGTCACTGCCGTGGACCCCGCCGCCATCGCTCCCATTGCCAAGGATGCCCTCGACCGGGGCATGTATGTCGTTGCCCACACTTCCGACCTTGGGGAAGAGAACCAGACGGGGTTGGTCTGGGCGGTCGAGCACGACATGGGCGTCACCCTGGGCCGTCAGGCAGGCGAATGGGCCAAGACCCACATCGCCGATGGCGAGACCCTGACTCTGGCCATCCTCAACTACGACATCATTCCGCAGGTGATTCAGCGCCGCGAGGGTATCGTCGACGGCATCGCCGAAGTATTTGGCGACAACTATGAGGTGGTCGGCACAGTGACAGCCGGCGACCCCATCGCGGGAGCTGAAGCGGCTGAAAACTGGCTGCAGGCCCACCCAGACCTGGACATGATCGTCGGCATCAACGACGGTGGCGCTCTTGGCGCTTATCAGGCGGTAATCGCTGCCGACAAGGACGACCCCGACACCTTCTTCGTTGGCGGCATCGACGCCACCGATGAAGCCCTGGCAGCCATCATGGACGGCGGTTCCTACCTGGCTACTGTGGATCAGCAACCCTATGAGATGGGTGCGCTCACCGTGCGTTCGCTTGTCTCTGCTATCCAGGGCGAAGCGGTTGACGCAATCAGCGCCATCAAGCTGGCGCCGGTCAATGCCTCCAATGTCGAGGAATTCATGGGCGGGTCTGGTGAAGCCACGACCGCAGGCGACGCCGATACCGAAGGCAGCGCCGCCACAGGCGACACAGAATCCGTCAAGACGGCATTGGAGGAACAGGGTCTGAGCGACATCAAGGTCGGCATGAGTGTGCTGAATCTGGCCAATCCCTTCTTCGTGGCCCTGGCTGCAGGCGCACAAGATGAAGCCGATGCCCTGGGCGTCGAGATCGTCATCAACGATCCCAAAGATGACGTCAATACCCAGGTCACCCAGCTTGAGAACTTCATCAATGCCGGATTTGATGGGTTTGTCGTTACTGCCGTTGACCCGGCAGCCATTGGGCCACTGGCCAAAGAAGCACTGGACAAAGGCATGTTCGTCGTCGCCCATACGTCTGATCTGGGCGAAGAGAACCAGACGGCGTTGGTCTGGGCGGTCGAGCATGACATGGGTGTCACCCTGGGCCGCCAGGCTGGCGAATGGGCCAAGGCCCACATCCCCGATGGCGAGACCCTCAAACTGGCTATCCTCAATTACGACATCATCCCACAGGTGATCCAGCGCCGCGAGGGTATC is part of the Chloroflexota bacterium genome and encodes:
- a CDS encoding DeoR/GlpR family transcriptional regulator, giving the protein MEVQKRWQVILSLLKEKGEVGVDDLAARLDVSSNTIRNDLNAMAAKSLLIKVRGGAVAAASNGQPERVFAAKTKIKRREKELIGRYAASLVENGDAIVLDASSTVYHLAILLQDRRDLTVVTNGLETAMLLAQNSSNKVILASDVVSSDGYSLIGDLNPNLMQNFTAAKCFFSCTAFSSDQGMMEMDVDEGELKAQMLALGEKTIALVDHSKLDTMGAYRFAGLKDIDTFITDDAIEPHQLQALQRIATFRIATVSDNSAEVFEPTQTLVRKRTYRIGFANLTEEMIFAQQVHRSLERAAEKFENVELLIRDNRLDRQTALDNADWFVANQVDLMIEYQIDAHAGNIIMDRFNRAGIPVIAVDIPLPGATFYGADNFRAGYLAGEVLGAWVHTHWDGRLDLLLKLEMPEVGPVTSARLLGQQVGLESILGFLGDDRIISLDCPGVLDAAVERVKKIIPTLAEDARIGIIGINDEAVLGALTAFEQASRLSQVVAVGQNADRLGCTALRRPDYPFIGTTRFGPENYGEGLLHLALKILNGEAVPPAVFNQHVVITRENVDEYYPSKRTVPAPAVAGLTAHS
- a CDS encoding sugar ABC transporter substrate-binding protein, which gives rise to MSKKLLLITWLLLAAVLLAACGGATTPAEAPAAQEPAAEKPAAEEPTVKTAEDIKIGMSVLNLANPFFVALAAGAQDEADKLGVELVVNDPKDDVNTQVTQLENFINAGFDGFVVTAVDPAAIAPIAKDALDRGMYVVAHTSDLGEENQTGLVWAVEHDMGVTLGRQAGEWAKTHIADGETLTLAILNYDIIPQVIQRREGIVDGIAEVFGDNYEVVGTVTAGDPIAGAEAAENWLQAHPDLDMIVGINDGGALGAYQAVIAADKDDPDTFFVGGIDATDEALAAIMDGGSYLATVDQQPYEMGALTVRSLVSAIQGEAVDAISAIKLAPVNASNVEEFMGGSGEATTAGDADTEGSAATGDTESVKTALEEQGLSDIKVGMSVLNLANPFFVALAAGAQDEADALGVEIVINDPKDDVNTQVTQLENFINAGFDGFVVTAVDPAAIGPLAKEALDKGMFVVAHTSDLGEENQTALVWAVEHDMGVTLGRQAGEWAKAHIPDGETLKLAILNYDIIPQVIQRREGIVDGIAEVFGDSYEVVGTVTAGDPIGGSEAAETWLQAHPDLDMIVGINDGGALGAYQAVIAADKDDPDTFFVGGIDATDEALAAIQEGGSYQATVDQQPYEMGALTVRALVSAIAGLPVDKISAIKLAPVDASNVEDFMN